The Mus caroli chromosome 1, CAROLI_EIJ_v1.1, whole genome shotgun sequence genome has a window encoding:
- the Ica1l gene encoding islet cell autoantigen 1-like protein isoform X1, producing the protein MDSFEQLRPEDDQSVVSRMQKKYWRTKQVFIKATGKKEDEHVVASDAELDAKLEVFHSIQETCHELVKIVEKYQLRLNVISEEENELGLFLKFQAERDATQAGEMMDAAGKALCSSAKQRLALCTPLSRLKQEVATFSQRAISDTLVTINRMERARTEYRGALLWMKDASQELDPDTFKQMEKFRKHLRPLAQVLKR; encoded by the exons ATGGATTCCTTTGAGCAACTCAGACCAGAAGATGACCAGTCAGTAGTGAGCAGAATGCAGAAGAAATACTGGAGAACTAAACAAGtctttatcaaagcaacaggaaagaagGAGGACGAGCATGTGGTTGCATCCGATGCAGAACTGGACGCTAAACTGGAG GTTTTTCACTCCATCCAGGAGACATGCCATGAACTTGTGAAGATAGTTGAGAAATACCAGCTAAGACTCAACG TCAtatcagaggaagaaaatgaactaGGACTCTTTTTAAAGTTTCAAGCAGAGCGGGATGCGACTCAGGCTGGTGAAATGATGGATGCCGCTGGCAAGGCCCTCTGTTCTTCAGCCAAGCAAAG ATTGGCCTTGTGTACTCCCCTGTCTCGTCTTAAGCAAGAAGTGGCAACATTCAGTCAGAGGGCCATTTCTGACACCTTGGTGACCATTAACCGCATGGAGCGGGCCCGCACAGAGTACAGAGGAGCCCTGCTGTGGATGAAAGATGCATCGCAGGAACTCGACCCAGACACCTTCAAACAAATGGAAAAGTTTAGAAAA